The Hippoglossus stenolepis isolate QCI-W04-F060 chromosome 11, HSTE1.2, whole genome shotgun sequence genome includes a window with the following:
- the LOC118118119 gene encoding aquaporin-1 translates to MREIKSKDFWRAVLAELVGMTLFIFLSIASAIGNKNNTSPDQEVKVSLAFGLAIATLAQSLGHISGAHLNPAVTLGMLASCQISVFKAVMYIVAQLLGSSLACGIVFGARPSDTAALGLNTLNGVTPSQGVGIELLATFQLVLCVIAVTDKRRRDVTGSAPLAIGLSVCLGHLAAISYTGCGINPARSFGPALILNNFENHWVYWVGPMCGGVAAALIYDFLLSPKYDDFPERMKVLVSGPVGDYDVNGGNETTNVEMTSK, encoded by the exons ATGAGGGAGATCAAGAGCAAAGACTTCTGGAGGGCCGTTCTGGCCGAGCTGGTCGGCATGacccttttcattttcctcagcATCGCCTCGGCCATCGGGAACAAGAACAACACCAGCCCGGACCAGGAGGTGAAGGTGTCGCTGGCCTTTGGACTGGCCATCGCCACGCTGGCCCAGAGTTTAGGCCACATCAGCGGAGCCCACCTGAATCCTGCGGTCACTCTCGGGATGCTCGCCAGCTGCCAGATCAGCGTGTTCAAGGCCGTCATGTACATTGTGGCCCAGTTGCTGGGCTCGTCCCTGGCCTGTGGCATCGTGTTCGGAGCACGTCCAAGCGACACTGCGGCACTGGGGCTCAACACT CTCAACGGCGTTACCCCCAGCCAAGGCGTGGGCATCGAGCTGCTGGCAACCTTCCAGCTGGTGCTGTGTGTCATTGCAGTCACTGATAAAAGGCGGCGTGATGTCACCGGCTCTGCACCCCTGGCCATTGGCCTCTCGGTCTGCCTGGGACACTTGGCAGCT ATCAGCTACACAGGCTGCGGAATCAATCCCGCTCGCTCCTTTGGTCCGGCTTTGATCCTGAACAATTTTGAGAACCACTGG GTCTACTGGGTGGGGCCGATGTGCGGCGGCGTCGCAGCAGCTCTCATCTACGACTTCCTGCTCTCCCCCAAGTATGACGACTTCCCCGAGCGCATGAAGGTCCTGGTCAGCGGCCCCGTGGGCGACTACGACGTTAATGGAGGCAACGAAACCACAAACGTGGAGATGACGTCAAAGTAG
- the LOC118118372 gene encoding aquaporin-1: protein MSDIKTWVFWRAILAESLGMIIYVFIGLSSVIGDKNNPSPDQELKVAFAFGLAIAAIAQCIGHISGAHLNPAVTLGLLVSCQMSILRAFFYVIAQVLGAVAGSAVVYGIGPETTDSVGVNKLNAITPCQGLAIEFLLTLQLVLCVLAVTDKRRNVGGFAPLAIGLSVGLGHLAGVRYTGCGMNPARSFGPAVILESFDDHWVFWVGPMSAGVVAALLYNHLLTPRDEPFSEKTRGLFCISSSADTDTLEPLLDDVEDVKWSKSSAEV from the exons ATGTCGGACATTAAAACATGGGTGTTCTGGAGGGCCATCCTCGCAGAGTCTCTGGGAATGATAATCTACGTCTTTATCGGCCTCTCGTCTGTGATAGGGGACAAGAATAATCCGTCCCCTGACCAGGAGCTGAAAGTGGCATTTGCCTTTGGCCTGGCCATTGCCGCCATAGCACAGTGTATAGGTCACATTAGCGGTGCCCACCTGAATCCTGCCGTCACCCTGGGCCTCCTGGTCAGCTGTCAGATGAGTATCCTCAGGGCCTTTTTCTACGTGATAGCTCAGGTTTTGGGAGCAGTGGCCGGCAGTGCTGTTGTGTACGGTATCGGGCCGGAAACCACAGATTCCGTCGGGGTTAACAAG CTAAATGCCATCACCCCATGTCAAGGCTTGGCCATTGAATTCCTGCTCACGCTCCAGCTGGTCCTGTGCGTGCTTGCAGTCACCGACAAAAGACGCAACGTCGGCGGGTTTGCACCTCTGGCCATCGGACTCTCCGTGGGGCTGGGACACCTCGCTGGG GTCCGCTACACAGGATGCGGTATGAATCCAGCTCGATCCTTTGGGCCTGCGGTTATACTGGAGTCTTTTGATGATCATTGG GTATTCTGGGTGGGACCGATGAGTGCTGGTGTGGTGGCAGCTCTTCTGTACAATCATCTCCTGACCCCCAGAGACGAGCCCTTCAGTGAGAAAACAAGAGGCCTGTTCTGCATCAGCTCCTCAGCGGACACTGACACTCTGGAGCCGCTTCTGGACGACGTTGAGGATGTGAAATGGTCAAAGAGTTCGGCAGAAGTCTGA
- the LOC118118370 gene encoding aquaporin FA-CHIP, whose product MRELRTWVFWRAVAAEFLGMLLFIFVGLSAIIGKTKSGIKEENIAQELKVSLAFALAIATLVQSLGHVSGAHLNPAVTLGLLVSCQISALRSVFYVLAQMLGAVTASAIVNGYSHKDSLGVNELNKVTAGQGFVIEFLATFQLVLCVIAVTDKRQASHVKGFAPLAIGLSVGLGHFAAISFTGCGINPARSFGPAVIRGRMENHWVYWLGPMCGGMAASLIYDFLLYPRTPNLRTRGQVLLHGPQEENRAAELTGEDNGSPGPSQWPKQ is encoded by the exons ATGAGGGAACTGAGAACCTGGGTGTTCTGGCGGGCCGTGGCTGCAGAGTTTCTCGGTATGTTGCTGTTCATATTCGTTGGCTTGTCTGCCATCATCGGGAAGACCAAGAGCGGCATTAAGGAGGAGAACATCGCTCAGGAGCTGAAGGTCTCTCTGGCCTTCGCGCTGGCCATCGCCACTCTGGTTCAGAGTTTGGGGCACGTCAGTGGAGCTCACCTGAACCCTGCAGTCACGCTGGGCCTGCTGGTCAGCTGCCAGATCAGCGCCCTCAGGTCTGTGTTCTACGTCCTGGCACAGATGCTCGGGGCAGTTACAGCGAGCGCTATAGTGAATGGATACAGCCATAAAGATTCTCTTGGGGTTAACGAG CTAAACAAGGTGACTGCAGGACAAGGCTTTGTCATAGAGTTCCTCGCCACCTTTCAGCTGGTGCTGTGTGTGATCGCTGTGACTGATAAGCGACAAGCGAGTCATGTCAAGGGCTTTGCACCGCTGGCTATCGGGCTGTCCGTGGGGCTCGGCCACTTTGCAGCT ATAAGTTTCACTGGATGTGGCATCAACCCTGCTCGCTCCTTTGGTCCGGCTGTAATCCGAGGTCGCATGGAGAACCACTGG GTTTACTGGCTGGGCCCGATGTGCGGAGGAATGGCAGCATCTCTTATCTACGATTTCCTCCTGTACCCACGAACGCCGAACTTGAGAACTCGTGGCCAAGTCCTGCTTCATGGTCCGCAAGAGGAAAACCGTGCAGCTGAACTAACTGGGGAGGACAACGGCAGCCCGGGGCCGAGTCAGTGGCCGAAACAATGA
- the thoc1 gene encoding THO complex subunit 1 — translation MSTSLFNFVEAKDKFTASAGFALTGKTSKPLITAFNQIPGSETEKKTTLDQALRGVLGDQIVERKAICDNYLSLIYLSIDGVKEGICSATTPFILLGDVLDCLPLDQCDKIFSFVEDNVSTWKSNSFYSAGKNYLLRMCNDLLRRLSKSQNTVFCGRIQLFLARLFPLSEKSGLNLQSQFNLENVTVFNKNEQESTLGQKPSEEKEDGMEVEEGEMGEDDAPAPCSIPIDYNLYRKFWTLQDNFRNPLQCYEKFSWMTFLKYSDETLAVFKSFKLDDMQASKRKLEELRASGGEHVYFAKFLTSEKLMDLQLSDSNFRRHILLQYLILFQYLKGQVKFKSSSCMLNDDQAAWIEETTKLVYQLLKEIPPDGDKFATMLEHILNTEENWNAWKNEGCPSFVKERVVDDKPKRPTRKRQAPEDFLGKGPDRKIFMGNDELTRLWNLNQDNMEACKSDSREFMPSLDEFFAEAIEQADPTNMVEEEYKVVRNSNYGWRALRLLSRRSPHFFQPTNQKFKSQADYLDTMVSKLAKELPKDIPSEEIKTGEEDDDDNGDNLLKDSNDSPSIQTKIVSNQQMDDIAAKLGAQWKSLASHLEMKAAELREIETDSEDVDMQAKLLLVAWQDREGGQATVENLSSALNAAGFSQIADNLNEA, via the exons ATGTCGAcgtctttatttaattttgtcgAAGCTAAAGACAAATTCACG gcTTCTGCCGGATTTGCTCTGACTGGTAAAACCAGCAAACCGCTAATAACCGCGTTCAACCAGATCCCCGGCAG tgagacggagaagaaaACCACACTGGACCAGGCGCTGAGGGGAGTCCTCGGGGATCAGATT GTGGAGCGGAAGGCGATCTGCGATAACTACCTGTCCCTCATCTACCTGAGCATCGATGGAGTCAAGGAGG GTATCTGCTCTGCTACAACACCCTTCATTCTTCTGGGAGACGTATTGGATTGTCTCCCTCTCGACCAGTGTGACAAAATCTTCTCCTTTGTGGAGGATAATGTCTCCACCTGGAAATCG AACTCCTTCTATTCGGCTGGGAAGAACTACTTGTTGAGGATGTGCAATG ATCTTTTGAGGAGGCTGTCCAAATCTCAGAATACTGTGTTTTGTGGGCGGATCCAGCTTTTCCTGGCACGcctcttccctctgtctgaGAAATCAG gtcTCAATCTACAGAGCCAGTTTAATCTGGaaaatgtgactgtttttaataaaaacgaACAAGAAAGCACTCTCGGCCAGAAG CCCTCTGAAGAAAAGGAGGATGGcatggaggtggaggaaggagaaaTGGGAGAGGATGATGCTCCTGCACCATG ttcCATTCCGATCGACTACAACTTGTACAGGAAGTTCTGGACGCTGCAGGACAACTTCAGAAACCCTCTGCAGTGCTATGAAAAATTCTCGTGGATGACATTCCTCAAG TACTCAGATGAGACCTTGGCAGTATTCAAGAGCTTCAAGCTGGATGACATGCAGGCGTCTAAGAGGAAACTGGAGGAGCTCAGAGCGTCTGGAGGAGAACACGTCTACTTTGCCAAGTTCCTCACCAGCGAGAAG CTGATGGACTTGCAGCTCAGTGACAGTAACTTCAGACGACACATTCTGCTTCAGTACCTCATTCTCTTCCAGTACTTGAAGGGTCAGGTCAAGTTCAAAAG CTCCAGCTGTATGCTGAATGATGACCAGGCCGCGTGGATAGAGGAGACAACTAAACTGGTTTATCAG CTGCTAAAAGAGATCCCTCCTGATGGAGACAAGTTTGCCACCATGTTGGAG CACATCCTCAACACAGAGGAGAACTGGAACGCCTGGAAAAATGAGGGATGCCCAAGCTTTGTGAAAGAAAG GGTAGTAGATGACAAACCCAAAAGACCCACCAGGAAAAGACAAGCACCAGAAGACTTCCTTGGAAAAGGACCCGACCGCAAGATCTTCATGGGAAA TGACGAGTTGACTCGACTGTGGAACTTGAACCAGGACAACATGGAAGCCTGCAAGTCAGACAGCAG GGAGTTCATGCCATCGCTGGATGAATTCTTTGCAGAAGCCATTGAACAGGCCGACCccactaacatggtggaggaaGAGTACAA GGTTGTTCGGAACTCCAACTACGGCTGGCGCGCTCTGAGGCTGCTGTCCAGGAGAAGTCCGCACTTCTTCCAACCGACCAACCAGAAGTTCAAGAGCCAGGCGGACTACCTGGACACCATGGTCAGCAAACTGGCCAAAGAGCTGCCG AAGGACATCCCTTCTGAAGAGATCAAGACAGGAGAAGAGGATGACGATGATAATGGAGACAATCTCCTCAAGGACAGCAACGACA GTCCGAGCATACAGACCAAGATTGTGAGCAACCAGCAGATGGACGACATCGCAGCCAAACTCGGCGCTCAGTGGAAGTCGCTGGCTTCTCATCTGGAGATGAAGGCAGCAGAGTTGCGGGAGATTGAGACAGACAGCGAAGACGTGGACATGCAGGCCAAGCTGCTGCTGGTCGCCTggcaggacagagagggaggacaagCTACTGTGGAGAACCTGAGCTCCGCTCTGAATGCGGCCGGGTTCTCTCAGATTGCAGACAACCTCAATGAGGCTTAA